The Amaranthus tricolor cultivar Red isolate AtriRed21 chromosome 6, ASM2621246v1, whole genome shotgun sequence genome has a segment encoding these proteins:
- the LOC130814803 gene encoding leucine-rich repeat extensin-like protein 4: protein MTTFCFISFLLLLLFLSCEAAFGIGVGVGVGIGIGGGTTAGGVWVGGGVDTPNLPSQQPSSSPSSSTSPSSSSSSSSSSSSSLGKAYTALQAWKSAISDDPNGVLATWVGPNVCNYKGVFCSSLQDNYVGDSPVYSSVSAIDLNHANLKGVLVKELSLITELSVLHLNTNRFSGTIPQTFKDLQYLTELDLSNNQFSGTFPTSVLYMPNLMYLDLRFNNFYGSIPEDLFNRNLDAIFINNNQFSGQLPQNMGNSPASVINLSNNKFSGGIPASLAYVNTALKEILFINNQLSGCIPDGLGLFSDITVLDVSYNSLMGHLPDSLSCLEDIQVLNLAHNKLSGELPDLVCSLKNLLNFSIEYNFFSGYSQKCTNIFSRSGGFDLSLNCIPGLGMQRPSPECYGVPSSTDSCIRIPSTKPLVCGSLLDLVLSIGNVQLSP from the coding sequence ATGACCACATTTTGcttcatttcttttcttttacttcTACTCTTCCTCTCTTGTGAAGCTGCTTTTGGTATTGGTGTTGGTGTTGGTGTTGGCATTGGCATTGGTGGTGGGACCACTGCAGGTGGTGTTTGGGTTGGTGGAGGTGTTGACACTCCAAATTTACCTTCACAACaaccatcatcatcaccatcatcatcaacatcaccatcatcatcatcatcatcatcatcatcatcaagttcaAGTCTTGGCAAGGCTTATACAGCTTTACAAGCATGGAAATCAGCAATTTCTGATGACCCAAATGGGGTTTTAGCCACATGGGTAGGTCCAAATGTATGCAACTATAAAGGGGTTTTTTGTTCTTCTCTTCAAGATAACTATGTTGGTGATTCTCCAGTCTATTCCTCTGTTTCTGCCATAGATCTCAACCATGCAAATCTCAAGGGTGTTCTTGTTAAAGAACTCTCTTTGATCACTGAATTATCCGTACTCCATCTTAACACTAACAGATTTTCTGGTACAATCCCTCAAACCTTTAAGGACCTTCAATATCTCACTGAATTAGACCTCAGTAACAACCAATTTTCAGGCACATTTCCTACCTCTGTCCTTTACATGCCAAATCTGATGTATTTGGACCTCAGATTCAACAACTTTTATGGGTCAATTCCTGAAGATCTTTTTAATAGAAATCTTGATGCAATTTTCATCAATAACAATCAATTTAGTGGGCAACTTCCACAAAATATGGGTAATTCTCCTGCTTCTGTGATCAATCTATCAAACAACAAGTTTTCTGGTGGGATTCCTGCAAGTTTAGCTTATGTAAACACAGCATTAAAAGAGATCCTTTTTATAAACAATCAATTAAGTGGGTGTATTCCAGATGGTTTAGGATTGTTCTCTGATATTACAGTTCTTGATGTTAGCTATAATTCATTGATGGGTCATTTACCAGATTCACTTTCCTGCCTTGAAGACATTCAAGTGTTGAATTTGGCACATAACAAGCTATCTGGGGAGTTACCAGATTTGGTTTGTTCACTCAAAAATCTACTAAATTTTAGTATTGAATATAATTTCTTTTCTGGGTATAGTCAAAAATGTACAAATATATTCTCAAGAAGTGGTGGGTTTGATCTATCATTGAATTGTATTCCTGGTTTAGGGATGCAAAGGCCTTCACCAGAGTGTTATGGAGTTCCTAGTTCAACTGATAGTTGTATTAGAATCCCTTCAACTAAACCACTTGTTTGTGGGTCTTTGCTTGATCTTGTTCTAAGCATTGGAAATGTCCAACTTTCTCCTTGA
- the LOC130815650 gene encoding uncharacterized mitochondrial protein AtMg00810-like → MKMPEGVPNPNGYVCKLKKSIYGLKQASRQWFSKLVKKLQTQGFVQSKNDYSLFIKREGDQLTLAAVYVDDIILTWNHTPIILALKHHLHTTFSIKDLGALHFFLGMEIYKTSAGIILTQHKFTKELLQFSGLDLSRRATTPLPISFKLHPDVGDPYSDPAFYRSLVEKLNFLTHSKPDLTFAVQTLSQLMQDPKVPHIQALHHTLRYVAGFVGQGILLKAGERISLVGYSDSDWATCPTTRRSITGYLVLFGGSPVSWKSKKQSTKSKSSSEAEYRAMAAVASEITWLVCLLDEIGVSNLKPVTIYCDNPSTISIGKNPHFTMNVQNTLK, encoded by the coding sequence ATGAAGATGCCTGAAGGAGTTCCAAATCCAAATGGTTATGTTTGCAAGTTAAAGAAGTCCATCTATGGATTAAAACAAGCTTCAAGACAATGGTTCTCTAAATTAGTTAAGAAACTACAAACTCAAGGATTTGTTCAATCCAAAAATGATTACTCTTTATTCATCAAAAGAGAGGGCGATCAGTTGACTTTGGCTGCTGTTTATGTAGATGACATCATTCTTACATGGAATCACACACCTATCATTCTGGCTTTAAAGCATCATTTACACACCACATTCAGTATTAAAGATTTAGGTGCTCTTCATTTCTTCTTAGGCATGGAAATATATAAGACTTCTGCTGGTATAATCTTAACACAACACAAATTCACAAAGGAATTGCTACAGTTCAGTGGCCTTGATCTATCCAGAAGAGCTACCACTCCTCTTCCCATATCTTTCAAATTACATCCAGACGTAGGAGATCCTTATTCTGATCCAGCTTTCTACAGATCATTAGTTGAAAAGTTAAACTTTCTTACTCACAGCAAGCCTGATCTTACCTTTGCTGTTCAGACCTTGAGTCAGTTAATGCAAGATCCCAAAGTTCCTCATATACAAGCCCTACACCATACATTGAGATATGTTGCTGGTTTCGTTGGCCAAGGCATTCTCCTAAAGGCTGGTGAACGTATTTCTCTTGTTGGCTATTCAGATTCAGATTGGGCTACTTGTCCCACAACTAGAAGATCCATAACAGGGTATCTTGTTTTGTTTGGTGGCTCACCAGTTTCATGGAAAAGCAAGAAACAGTCCACCAAATCCAAGTCTTCCTCAGAAGCAGAATATCGTGCTATGGCTGCTGTTGCTTCTGAAATTACTTGGTTGGTATGCTTACTAGATGAGATTGGAGTCTCAAATTTAAAACCAGTCACTATATACTGTGATAATCCATCAACTATTAGCATTGGAAAGAATCCTCATTTCACCATgaacgtacaaaacacattgaaatAG